A stretch of Elgaria multicarinata webbii isolate HBS135686 ecotype San Diego chromosome 5, rElgMul1.1.pri, whole genome shotgun sequence DNA encodes these proteins:
- the C5HXorf58 gene encoding uncharacterized protein CXorf58 homolog, whose amino-acid sequence MRSSLRLAILGDGEHDGDKERRRAQEEHAARTIQKMWWRHLKLRLFKLLKHTICAAEHCISYDILKRVSPLEAELLKDPTVQCKVRFRFAGSEFPPFVVFKIYCKSRSQKSKYISGKKVITSTSEAAIDACKLMGYRKYYKQMLQDEVQNKKYGITDEMDVATIKDYVKYVSYIDEIPSHFGGRHNYWRKLSLENFPRATILYDIMDYAESRKMSARLRAELPFLLLIPQNEEMCRAQVLAVCHIRSPSPCSTAATLSKLDQKSVYRPSERRSYQARQKIAKMRKAYRIEKGGVEPFLSGYAETMVLFNESPSNQSLLSVEDWEKEAVQLYDWARSLRTEDIGED is encoded by the exons ATGAGGAGCAGCCTTCGCTTGGCGATACTCGGCGACGGCGAACATGACGGTGACAAAGAAAGGCGGAG AGCTCAAGAAGAACATGCAGCTAGAACTATTCAGAAGATGTGGTGGCGTCACTTAAAGTTAAGACTGTTTAAACTTCTGAAACACACAATTTGTGCAGCG GAGCACTGCATTAgctatgacattttgaaaagagTGAGTCCTTTGGAGGCTGAACTTCTTAAAGACCCTACTGTTCAGTGTAAAGTCCGATTCAG ATTTGCTGGGTCTGAATTTCCCCCTTTTGTGGTGTTCAAGATATATTGCAAGTCAAGATCACAAAAGAGCAAGTACATTAGTGGGAAAAAAGTAATAACATCAACAAGTGAG GCAGCTATTGATGCCTGCAAATTAATGGGATATCGGAAGTATTATAAACAGATGCTGCAGGACGAAGTTCAGAATAAGAAATATGGAATAACAGATGAGATGGATGTTGCTACAATAAAAGACTACGTGAAA TATGTCAGTTACATCGATGAGATTCCATCACACTTTGGTGGTAGGCATAACTACTGGAGAAAACTGTCTTTGGAAAACTTTCCCAGAGCAACGATACTGTATGACATCATGGACTATGCAGAGTCTAGGAAGATGTCTGCCAGGCTTAGGGCAGAATTGCCATTTCTGCTGCTAATACCACAGAATGAAGAAATGTGTCGTGCTCAAGTCTTGGCTGTTTGTCATATCAG ATCTCCATCACCATGTTCCACAGCTGCCACTCTATCAAAACTAGACCAAAAATCAGTGTACAGACCTTCTGAACGTCGTTCTTACCAAGCTCGACAGAAAATTGCAAAAATGAGGAAGGCATATAGGATTGAGAAAGGAGGAGTG GAGCCATTTTTAAGTGGTTATGCAGAAACTATGGTTTTATTCAATGAAAGCCCAAGCAACCAAAGTCTACTTTCAGTTGAAGACTGGGAGAAGGAGGCAGTACAGCTCTATGACTGGGCCAGATCACTACGAACTGAAGATATCGGGGAAGactaa